From a region of the Macrobrachium nipponense isolate FS-2020 chromosome 20, ASM1510439v2, whole genome shotgun sequence genome:
- the LOC135226378 gene encoding uncharacterized protein LOC135226378 yields MGRTPMMSLSSCVILLMLVSNSYAKSLIVNDVPDPPKKSSFRPPLARTAPFARQYFAKKRQESVDENTPATNALKETKRPPFSAVYELSVKIGNAPQPLPVIKFQSLVRYDHPQEDKTSSQREEHGGERIIFPDQVKDDTLKLLDEAATTGVSTIISTKVPILTTTEATTVKPTVTVTQIPTTTVTAELTTTTSTSTTTTTTTTKPTTEDPWEAFCNEACQEGLAGPECDCAEHPIG; encoded by the exons ATGG GGAGGACACCGATGATGTCTTTGTCGTCTTGTGTGATCTTGTTGATGCTGGTTTCCAACTCTTATGCCAAGTCCTTGATCGTTAATGATGTCCCTGATCCACCCAAGAAGTCCTCCTTCAGGCCACCACTTGCAAGAACAGCTCCTTTTGCCAGGCAATATTTCGCCAAAAAGAGACAAGAATCGGTTGATGAAAATACTCCCGCAACAAATGCTCTGAAAGAAACAAAACGACCCCCATTTTCTGCGGTGTACGAATTATCAGTGAAAATCGGCAACGCTCCACAGCCTCTCCCAGTCATTAAATTCCAGTCTTTGGTGAGATATGATCATCCTCAGGAAGACAAGACCTCCTCGCAAAGGGAAGAACATGGAGGAGAGCGCATCATATTTCCAGACCAAGTCAAAGACGACACACTGAAACTGCTCGATGAAGCAGCTACAACTGGAGTTAGTACTATTATTTCCACAAAGGTCCCCATTCTTACGACAACAGAAGCCACAACAGTAAAGCCAACAGTAACAGTAAcacaaataccaacaacaacagtaacagctgaactaacaacaacaacatcaacatcaacaacaacaacaacaacaacaacaaaaccaaccactgaggATCCCTGGGAAGCGTTCTGCAACGAAGCCTGTCAGGAGGGACTAGCTGGCCCTGAGTGCGATTGTGCCGAACACCCCATTGGATGA
- the LOC135221084 gene encoding glutamate receptor ionotropic, kainate glr-3-like: MKKIRFISIILIAFIVKDNLTPGNHHAVRASSYRTVSQKMLKSSENLAENRWFSHVSVHLASLLRRMTDGPLEGKSIYLTVEDVLGKHLDVDLLLQNIDVPISLLRTSGEECNSVPMDEPGDHGGECDSRVEWTNPTRRQHCKGHSSSSGTEVMIHVMDESVTEYLIDVTSYRAFSAILLISIDASCKTRYLMGVLRTPFLALLCPVYVRALDEEEETNSSDFKMYSWRPFHPSEKSLEVGTWSPSSTLTWSDLFVDRFPSFHGIQLHVSSDYADIPFLFKNSQENVDGLSKRLLDVLSKWLNFTYTLSSKAEDGRWGAYENGTWTGMLGDVWREVKNLTINSFAITEERSRDFAFTGPYYRAGFGFILLEPPPLPKWLSLTYPLALVVWGATGGTLIVTSLIFYLLLRGQHYVISLFNCFFIIVMGLLGEGAAGVPNSLSIRMFLAFWWLGAYIIVVCYTSNLIAILTMPVYPAKFRTIEQLADSDYRLCMLDYGEFVPEALATSTDQNLLALGSKLDLVPMMDTEWFGNEGCIKLVLGGGYANLDFYPFLQNLYNVLGYSHRIYSLRDMIYSANIAFFFKKDTPWVYKFDEGIQRVVEANLMQKWYADILREREGSSREEPTESSEKPLSVIHLQGPFLILAIGLIFSSVIFLVEFLGHYGFTV; encoded by the exons ATGAAGAAAATACGCTTCATAAGCATCATCCTTATTGCCTTTATCGTGAAAGACAATTTGACTCCGGGCAACCATCACGCCGTCAGAGCTTCCTCCTATAGAACCGTGTcgcaaaaaatgctaaaatcGTCAGAGAACCTGGCGGAGAACCGATGGTTCAGTCATGTCAGCGTACACCTCGCCAGTTTACTGAGACGCATGACTGATGGTCCTTTGGAGGGGAAGTCCATTTATTTGACGGTCGAGGACGTCCTTGGAAAGCACCTCGATGTCGATCTTCTTCTCCAGAATATCGACGTTCCGATATCTTTGCTCAGGACGAGTGGAGAGGAATGCAACTCTGTTCCAATGGACGAACCAGGAGATCATGGAGGTGAATGTGATAGCAGAGTGGAATGGACGAATCCCACACGTCGTCAGCACTGCAAGGGACATTCGTCCAGTTCAG GCACCGAAGTCATGATACACGTCATGGACGAGTCAGTGACAGAATACCTCATCGACGTGACGTCATATCGGGCCTTCTCCGCCATTCTTCTCATCTCTATCGACGCCAGTTGCAAGACGCGTTACCTGATGGGGGTACTCCGAACCCCGTTTCTGGCTCTCTTGTGTCCTGTGTACGTGAGAGCgctggacgaggaggaggagacaaaTTCAAGCGACTTCAAAATGTATTCGTGGCGGCCTTTCCATCCGTCGGAAAAATCGCTAGAGGTCGGAACGTGGTCGCCGTCGTCCACCTTAACTTGGAGTGATCTGTTCGTCGATAGATTCCCGTCATTCCACGGGATACAGTTGCACGTTTCGAGTGACTACGCGGATATCCCATTCCTATTCAAGAATTCCCAAGAGAACGTCGACGGGCTGAGCAAACGCTTATTGGATGTCCTTTCGAAGTGGTTGAATTTCACGTACACGCTCAGCTCCAAGGCTGAAGATG GCAGATGGGGAGCCTATGAGAATGGTACGTGGACTGGAATGCTTGGCGATGTTTGGCGGGAGGTCAAAAACCTTACGATTAACTCGTTCGCCATCACTGAAGAGAGGAGCAGGGATTTTGCTTTCACGGGGCCATATTACAGAGCGGG TTTTGGTTTCATCCTGCTGGAACCTCCTCCACTACCAAAGTGGCTCAGTTTGACCTATCCTTTGGCACTGGTCGTCTGGGGAGCCACTGGCGGGACGCTCATTGTCACGTCTCTCATTTTCTACCTGCTACTCCGAGGTCAACATTACGTCATCTCTCTCTTCAACTGCTTCTTTATCATAGTTATG GGACTGTTGGGGGAAGGTGCCGCGGGAGTTCCTAACTCGTTGTCCATCAGGATGTTTCTGGCTTTCTGGTGGCTAGGGGCTTACATCATCGTTGTGTGCTACACGAGTAACCTCATAGCAATCCTGACCATGCCTGTGTACCCTGCGAAGTTCCGCACGATTGAGCAACTTGCCGATAGTGATTATAG ATTATGCATGCTGGATTACGGGGAGTTCGTCCCCGAGGCGTTAGCGACATCGACCGACCAAAATCTGCTCGCTTTAGGGTCCAAGCTAGACCTAGTCCCAATGATGGACACAGAATGGTTCGGAAATGAAGGCTGCATTAAGCTCGTGTTGGGCGGAGGGTATGCTAACTTAGATTTCTATCCTTTCTTGCAAAACCTCTATAACGTCCTGGGATACTCTCATAGGATCTACAGTCTCAGAGACATGATCTATTCCGCAAACATAGCATTTTTCTTCAAAAAGGATACGCCTTGGGTCTACAAGTTTGATGAAGGGATACAGAGAGTGGTGGAGGCCAATTTAATGCAGAAATGGTATGCTGATATCCTGAGGGAACGTGAAGGGAGCAGCAGAGAG GAGCCGACCGAATCATCTGAAAAACCACTGAGTGTCATACACCTCCAAGGACCATTTTTGATACTTGCCATTGGACTTATTTTTTCTTCAGTCATTTTTCTCGTGGAGTTCCTTGGGCACTACGGTTTTACAGTCTAA